Proteins found in one Leptidea sinapis chromosome 23, ilLepSina1.1, whole genome shotgun sequence genomic segment:
- the LOC126971124 gene encoding uncharacterized protein DDB_G0287625-like: MTDTVNMSLDEIIKQNKKNQSNRGGGTMRGRGGQRGRGGRGRGAGGRGRSQSRSRTPNNNGRSRSRSRSRGPRSQSQNRNRSRSQQRRRSVSRSRSRSQVRSITPRGRAGLENQTEMPRLLRSNRGIRGGFQNMKLRRSNSLTNVQGGIQNRLGITNRVNYNARSLAITKRGVSKRGRGFNTRNRYSNVGLRSDQILNEQKLNSNNYIRSQTFTRSRNNSFSSPSQLTVSVANNFAKKRRNSIGNAGYLNRQSLAQLDNQFGGYRTRNGPGSVKSMGSNQSRQSNSSKRSSQSRGRGRARGRGNNRGVGRNFINKQVLNPKLQQAIALIQGKSYGDNTEVPPGVNFTPTPATTKQTLHQRFATA, translated from the exons ATGACCGATACTGTGAATATGTCCCTCG acgaaataataaaacagaacaaaaaaaatcaaagcaATAGAGGCGGTGGAACTATGCGCGGGCGCGGTGGACAACGCGGTCGTGGAGGCAGAGGAAGAGGTGCTGGCGGTCGGGGACGTTCCCAGTCACGATCGAGAACGCCAAATAATAACGGACGATCGCGTTCACGCTCTCGGTCAAGAGGGCCTCGAAGCCAGTCTCAAAATCGGAATAGATCACGGTCCCAACAGCGCAGACGTTCAGTGTCTCGATCCCGATCGCGTTCCCAAGTCCGAAGCATAACGCCAAGAGGAAGAGCCGGGCTAGAAAACCAAACAGAAATGCCACGTCTACTCAGAAGTAACAGAGGAATCAGAG GTGGTTTTCAAAATATGAAACTCAGGCGTTCAAACTCCTTAACAAATGTACAGGGTGGTATCCAAAACAGATTAGGAATAACAAACCGCGTAAATTATAATGCTAGGTCTCTTGCAATAACCAAAAGAGGAGTTTCTAAAAGGGGTCGTGGTTTCAACACTAGAAACAGATATAGTAATGTGGGCCTAAGATCTGATCAAATTCTTAACGAACAGAAGCTGAACTCAAATAATTACATAAGATCCCAGACATTTACTAGATCTAGAAATAATTCATTCAGTTCTCCATCTCAATTAACAGTGAGTGTAGCAAACAACTTTGCCAAAAAGCGCAGAAACAGTATTGGAAATGCAGGGTATTTAAATAGGCAAAGTTTAGCTCAACTTGATAACCAGTTTGGAGGATATAGAACTAGGAATGGACCTGGTAGTGTTAAGTCAATGGGTTCAAATCAATCTCGTCAATCTAACTCTAGTAAGAGATCTTCACAGTCTAGGGGTAGGGGCAGAGCAAGAGGCAGAGGCAACAATAGGGGTGTTGgaagaaattttataaacaaacaagTCTTGAATCCAAAGCTGCAACAAGCTATAGCTCTTATCCAAGGTAAATCATATGGTGACAACACAGAAGTTCCACCTGGTGTCAATTTTACCCCTACTCCTGCTACAACTAAACAAACATTGCATCAAAGATTTGCTACAGCTTGA
- the LOC126971103 gene encoding uncharacterized protein LOC126971103, whose product MSFFKNVTSGFNIRSRDTIIKESLINNLSECVKDIQYNSQFEENFYSVLGSSDSTNTLCMALEATFLHGLKDTFLRKAKNAISADPDYRPQSSFWPLVLVLSHRQNIDQISSLPQINTEIGQCRAWLRIALNECLLSSYMATLLRNMSAVKPFYNRSAFVCDSEVLEVAQKLIQGLETCVQFNLPINSSLLNQWPEQVLMHAGIWVPTMKVAPIAAGLDVASTLIDEIKPKLASTPQKSSNITGLGKMLALNEDEALDFILSKNSSQIIRDKESEITSDNIEDIKTEETLKVDIKKDLMKPNESEKPSTSYEPIDTTQYSSSVDSEGFIVPNDVIITGNCLSGKGWSNDNDDNVSVNSNSSHGSSMVKTPELKSISSLIDNSNLYGEINTNTPNLRDIMRDIHKELKISSEDNLDVPVLTKLPDPDDPSLQSLDFEIVPSCTTEAFTPQELQKMMKQLGLLSREKGLDSQNYQCKGCQDLLGSTVSKAKVCAYTGEYYCSNCMDPNVFIIPARVIHNWDFKRYSVSKKAAIFLLEFQHQPWIDMKKQNPKIYSGVSDMAQLQELRIQLNFLRAYIFTCREPVIEELQKRIWPREYLYDHVHLYTISDLAQIPNGSLVSQLEKVVSFAKIHVLECWLCSQKGFICEVCRDPKILYPFDTSTTYRCEECSSVFHAKCLNKNKPCPKCKRKQERTNDSSLVDALQHHFVK is encoded by the coding sequence ATGTCGTTCTTCAAGAATGTTACCTCTGGATTCAATATTCGGAGTCGCGACACTATTATCAAAGAAtctctaataaataatttatccgAATGTGTTAAAGACATACAATACAATAGTCAATTCGAAGAAAACTTTTATAGTGTACTAGGATCTTCAGATTCTACAAATACACTATGTATGGCATTAGAGGCTACTTTCCTACACGGATTGAAGGATACGTTTTTAAGAAAAGCAAAAAATGCAATTTCTGCTGATCCTGACTATCGACCTCAATCGAGCTTCTGGCCCCTAGTGCTAGTTCTTTCGCATCGTCAAAACATTGATCAAATTTCTTCACTTCCACAAATTAATACTGAGATTGGGCAGTGTCGTGCATGGCTACGTATCGCACTTAATGAATGCTTACTGTCATCTTACATGGCAACTTTACTAAGAAATATGTCAGCTGTGAAACCATTTTATAATAGAAGTGCTTTTGTTTGTGACTCTGAAGTACTTGAGGTAGCACAAAAGCTTATACAGGGTCTAGAAACATGTGTACAATTTAATTTACCAATAAATTCAAGTCTCCTTAATCAATGGCCTGAGCAAGTTTTGATGCACGCTGGCATATGGGTTCCAACCATGAAAGTTGCACCAATTGCAGCCGGATTGGATGTAGCAAGTACTCtaattgatgaaataaaacctAAACTAGCATCAACTCCACAAAAAAGCTCAAATATAACTGGACTGGGAAAAATGTTGGCATTAAATGAAGATGAAGCATTAGACTTTATACTGTCTAAAAATTCAAGCCAAATAATCAGAGATAAAGAGTCAGAGATTACTTCTGACAATATTGAAGATATTAAGACTGAAGAGACTTTGAAAGTTGATATAAAGAAGGATTTAATGAAGCCAAATGAATCTGAGAAACCATCCACAAGTTATGAACCCATAGATACCACCCAATATTCATCATCAGTGGATTCAGAGGGATTTATAGTCCCTAATGATGTTATTATTACTGGCAACTGCCTTTCAGGAAAAGGCTGGtcaaatgataatgatgataatgtTTCTGTTAATTCAAACTCGTCTCATGGCAGTAGTATGGTAAAGACACCAGAACTAAAAAGTATTTCTTCACTCATTGATAATTCAAATTTGTATGgtgaaataaatacaaatacacCTAACTTGAGAGACATCATGAGAGATATTCATAAAGAACTGAAGATATCATCTGAAGATAACCTAGATGTACCTGTGCTCACCAAACTTCCTGATCCTGATGATCCTTCACTACAAAGCTTGGACTTTGAGATAGTTCCTAGCTGCACAACGGAAGCATTCACACCTCAAGAATTGCAGAAAATGATGAAACAATTAGGATTATTATCAAGGGAGAAAGGACTTGATAGTCAGAATTACCAATGTAAAGGATGTCAAGATCTATTGGGTAGTACAGTTTCCAAGGCAAAAGTGTGTGCATACACAGGTGAATACTATTGCTCTAATTGTATGGATCCAAATGTGTTTATCATCCCTGCTAGAGTTATACACAATTGGGACTTTAAAAGATATTCTGTCTCTAAGAAAGCTGCTATCTTTCTCTTAGAGTTCCAACATCAGCCTTGGATAGACATGAAAAAACAAAATCCTAAAATATATTCAGGTGTATCAGATATGGCTCAATTGCAAGAATTGAGAATACAATTGAATTTTTTGAGGGCTTATATATTTACATGTCGAGAACCAGTCATTGAGGAATTACAAAAGAGGATCTGGCCGAGAGAGTATTTATATGATCATGTGCATTTGTACACTATTTCAGATCTAGCACAAATACCAAATGGCTCATTAGTATCCCAATTGGAAAAAGTTGTTAGTTTTGCCAAAATACATGTACTGGAGTGCTGGCTGTGTAGTCAAAAAGGCTTTATTTGTGAAGTTTGTAGAGATCCTAAAATATTATATCCCTTTGATACAAGCACAACATACAGATGTGAAGAATGCTCCAGTGTGTTTCATGCAAAATGTCTGAATAAGAATAAACCATGTCCAAAATGTAAACGGAAGCAAGAACGAACTAATGACTCATCATTAGTGGATGCACTCCAGCACCATTTTGTAAAGTAA